Within the Pseudomonas orientalis genome, the region ACTGAGCGGGCTGCTGGAAAGCGGTGACGTGATCATTGATGGCGGCAACACCAATTACAAGGACGACGTGCGTCGCGGCAAGGCCCTGGCGGAAAAAGGCCTGCACTACGTCGACGTCGGCACTTCCGGCGGCGTGTGGGGGCTGGAACGTGGCTACTGCATGATGATCGGTGGCGATGTCGAAACCGTGCAGCGCCTGGATCCGATCTTCAAGAGCCTGGCGCCTGGCATCGGCAGCATCCCACGCACCAAGGACCGTTCGGCCTCCGCCGACCCGCGTGCCGAGCACGGCTATATTCATGCCGGCCCGGCGGGCTCCGGCCACTTCGTCAAGATGATCCACAACGGCATCGAATACGGCATGATGCAGGCGTTTGCCGAAGGTTTTGACATTCTCAAGACCAAGAACTCGGACAACCTGCCCGAAGACCAACGCTTCGACCTGAACGTGGCGGACATTGCCGAAGTCTGGCGCCGTGGCAGCGTAGTGTCGTCGTGGCTGCTGGACCTGACCGCCGATGCCCTGGCGACCGATCCGAAGCTGGACGGCTATTCCGGTTCCGTGGCCGACAGCGGCGAAGGCCGTTGGACCATCGAAGCGGCCATGGAGCAGGCGGTGCCGGTACCGGTGCTGTCGACGTCGCTGTTCGCCCGTTTCCGTTCGCGCCAGCAGAGCACCTACGGTGACAAAATGCTCTCGGCCATGCGCTTCGGCTTTGGCGGCCACGTGGAGACTTCCAAAAAATGACCGCCAACGGCAAGAAACCCAAGGCCGAACCCGCTCCACCCACTACCTTGTTTCTGTTTGGCGCCCATGGCGACCTGGTCAAGCGCCTGCTGATGCCGGCGCTGTACAACCTGAGCCGCGACGGGCTGCTGGGCGATGGCCTGCGCATTGTAGGCGTTGATCACAACGCCATCAGCGACGCTGACTTTGCCAAGAAACTCGAGGACTTCATTCGCACCGAAGCCGCCGGCAAGGTCCGGGGCAATGCCGACAATGGGCTGGACCCGCAGTTGTGGGCCCAGTTGGCCAAAGGCATCAGCTACGTCGAGGGTGACTTCCTCGACGACAGCACCTACGCCGATATCGCGCAGAAAATTGCCGACAGCGGCAGCGCCAATGCGGTGTTCTACCTCGCGACAGCACCGCGCTTCTTCAGTGAAGTGGTGCAGCGCCTGGGCAGTGCCGGGTTGCTCGATGAGACGCAGGAGGGGTTTCGCCGCGTGGTCATCGAGAAACCGTTCGGTTCCGACCTGGCCAGCGCCGAAGCGTTGAATGCGTGCCTGCTCAAGGTGATGAGCGAGAAGCAGATCTATCGCATCGACCATTACCTGGGCAAGGAAACGGTGCAGAACATCCTGATCAGCCGTTTTTCCAACGTGCTGTTCGAGGCGTTCTGGAACAACCATTACATCGACCACGTGCAAATCACCGCCGCAGAAACCGTCGGCGTGGAAACCCGGGGCAATTTCTTCGAAAAGACCGGCACGCTGCGGGACATGGTACCCAACCACCTGTTCCAGTTGCTGGCCATGGTCGCGATGGAGCCACCGGCAGCCTTCGGTGCCGACGCGGTGCGCGGTGAGAAGGCCAAGGTGGTCGGTGCCATCCGGCCCTGGTCCCTGGAAGATGCGCGGGCCAA harbors:
- the zwf gene encoding glucose-6-phosphate dehydrogenase, with protein sequence MTANGKKPKAEPAPPTTLFLFGAHGDLVKRLLMPALYNLSRDGLLGDGLRIVGVDHNAISDADFAKKLEDFIRTEAAGKVRGNADNGLDPQLWAQLAKGISYVEGDFLDDSTYADIAQKIADSGSANAVFYLATAPRFFSEVVQRLGSAGLLDETQEGFRRVVIEKPFGSDLASAEALNACLLKVMSEKQIYRIDHYLGKETVQNILISRFSNVLFEAFWNNHYIDHVQITAAETVGVETRGNFFEKTGTLRDMVPNHLFQLLAMVAMEPPAAFGADAVRGEKAKVVGAIRPWSLEDARANSVRGQYTAGEIAGKQLPGYREEANVAPDSSTETFVALKVMIDNWRWVGVPFYLRTGKRMSIRDTEIVICFKQAPYAQFRDTDVDELKPTYLKIQIQPNEGMWFDLLAKKPGPTLEMANIELGFDYKDFFEMQPSTGYETLIYDCMTGDQTLFQRADNIENGWRAVQPFLDAWKEDDGIQTYKAGEDGPAASDALLARDGRAWHSLG
- the gnd gene encoding phosphogluconate dehydrogenase (NAD(+)-dependent, decarboxylating); this translates as MQLGIIGLGRMGGNIARRLMLNGHTTVVYDRNEAFVKGLSEEGATGVADLKALVAGLQKPRAVWVMLPAGAPTEDTINELSGLLESGDVIIDGGNTNYKDDVRRGKALAEKGLHYVDVGTSGGVWGLERGYCMMIGGDVETVQRLDPIFKSLAPGIGSIPRTKDRSASADPRAEHGYIHAGPAGSGHFVKMIHNGIEYGMMQAFAEGFDILKTKNSDNLPEDQRFDLNVADIAEVWRRGSVVSSWLLDLTADALATDPKLDGYSGSVADSGEGRWTIEAAMEQAVPVPVLSTSLFARFRSRQQSTYGDKMLSAMRFGFGGHVETSKK